A single genomic interval of Zingiber officinale cultivar Zhangliang chromosome 4A, Zo_v1.1, whole genome shotgun sequence harbors:
- the LOC121969428 gene encoding bZIP transcription factor 44-like: protein MASAHGSSSGSILLQNSGSEEDLQALIDQKKRKRKISNRESAKRSRMRKQKHLDDLTAQVNQLRKDNSQISTYLSLTTQQYFAMEAENSVLRTQMMELNNRLQSLYEILYCLNDTNTKQ, encoded by the coding sequence ATGGCTTCTGCCCATGGATCTTCCTCCGGTTCCATCCTGTTGCAAAACTCAGGCTCTGAAGAGGATCTACAGGCACTGATCGACCAGAAGAAGCGgaaaagaaagatatcaaaccgtGAGTCTGCAAAGAGGTCGAGGATGCGCAAACAGAAACATCTGGATGATCTGACAGCCCAAGTGAACCAGCTGAGGAAGGACAACAGTCAAATCTCAACCTACTTGAGCCTCACCACGCAGCAATATTTTGCTATGGAGGCTGAGAACTCTGTCCTGAGGACCCAGATGATGGAACTCAACAACAGGCTGCAGTCTCTTTATGAGATCCTTTACTGTTTGAATGATACCAACACTAAGCAGTAG